One region of Flavobacterium sp. GSB-24 genomic DNA includes:
- a CDS encoding type IX secretion system membrane protein PorP/SprF — translation MKKILLFITLFYGFSNVLYSQNASEDGVVSFSLPIRNSLKFNRYLINPTFSFVRETNPYISFYNKRQWVQFDDAPQTYIANYSGRIKENDAFAVALFQQNYGLMTVFGGVVNFAHNIVLQEDSNLTFGLNVGAYQSGLNTGKIISDDSDILTGEFPKSTLLTVNPGINYGTTFLDFGLSINNLVLYNFGSGMVKDDPERAIELHAMYTGYIDSYGFFDRSKFSGILKTEIKKDKTVISGLGMLTLQQGVWAQAGYNTLYGVSAGLGVNISPSIAIEYNYERGMGNFSNLGGSHEFAIAYKFKNRNYYYGDDDEGSLIDPSKPKPVPAKPKSEATQVNRTEIAEKNRLAAEAKAKADAEAKQARLAAAEKVKADAEAAAKAKLEADNKAKADAEAIKIKLAADAKAKADAAAAARAQTATANRAVAATQKTAAQLAADKARADAEERRIKLAADNKARVDAAAAARAQAAANKPGATAAQKTQAQLAADKAKADAEAMKLKLAADAKAKADAEAAAKAKAAVATPQKTQAQLAADKAKADAEAMKLKLAADAKAKADAEAAEKAKAAAAKPVAAPQKTAAQLAADKAKADAEAAAKARLAAAEKVKADAEAARQARLAAAEKAKADAEAARLKLIEDNKAKAEAAEAKRKADAKAKAEAADMQSILAADAKAKADSDALQARLAAEAKAKAAAEAKTKASIDAANKAKAAADAKAKAAEEAALKEKLAADAKAKADEEARQALIAAEAKAKADAEALKLKQAKDARQAQLAAEAKAKADAEALQAKLVADAKAKADAEAAAKAKLEADNKAKAEAEAQQARLAAEAAAKADAEAEKARLAADAKAKADMEALQAKLIADARVKADAEATAKAKAEAEAKKLQEAEEARQAKLAADAKAKADAEALQAKLAADAKAKADAEALKAQQAAEAKAKVEEEARQAKLAADAKAKADAEALQAKLAADAKAKADAEALKAQQAAEAKAKVEEEARQAKLAADAKAKADAEALEAKLAADAKAKADMAALQAKLLADAKVKADAEATAKAKADAEAKKLQEEEEARQAKLAADAKAKADAEAVKAQQAAETKAKVEEEARQAKLAADAKAKADAEALQAKLAADAKAKADAEALKAQQAAEAKAKLDEEARQAKLAADAKAKADAEALEAKLAADAKAKADMAALQAKLLADAKAKADAEATEKLKAEEETRRLREEEDRQAKLAAEKAKADAEAAALAASAKDATAKAIDDLTKSIDDTSKTQNDLLAQFTATVANKQKDLSDLKEENDLSEKGIYREPKPFKSVAAENSQIEALKLQIAEANNSMKNEINKLTNLYNERLKKFPKNDPLNKAYLDKINELKAAQLRMEKEGAALLADLERIKTETEIERKRRIKRAAYENDQGRYAQDIAALKRIKETTKLSSTPLTANDFDFGEEQSNMQIIKNIKNSDSGYYLIIAVHNSVEKRDEFLTKAVASGRSDVNFFYNVATSKYYIYYEKYDGLQEATKALEAKGTKPYNGKMAIVKVEN, via the coding sequence ATGAAGAAAATTTTACTATTCATCACTTTATTTTACGGTTTTTCAAATGTACTCTATTCTCAAAATGCTTCTGAGGATGGAGTTGTTTCGTTTTCATTACCTATCAGAAATTCTTTAAAGTTTAATAGATATTTAATTAACCCAACATTCAGTTTTGTTCGAGAAACAAATCCATATATAAGCTTTTATAATAAGAGACAATGGGTTCAGTTTGATGATGCTCCACAGACTTATATTGCCAATTATTCTGGACGTATCAAAGAAAATGATGCTTTTGCAGTTGCATTATTTCAACAAAATTATGGATTAATGACTGTTTTTGGAGGTGTTGTCAATTTTGCGCACAACATTGTTCTTCAAGAAGACAGTAATTTGACTTTTGGTTTAAATGTTGGTGCTTACCAAAGCGGTTTAAATACAGGAAAAATTATCTCAGACGATTCAGATATTCTAACTGGAGAATTTCCTAAAAGTACACTTCTTACCGTAAATCCAGGTATTAACTATGGTACAACTTTTCTAGATTTCGGATTGTCGATCAACAATTTAGTGCTTTACAATTTTGGGTCCGGAATGGTTAAAGATGATCCAGAAAGAGCAATTGAACTTCATGCAATGTACACTGGGTACATTGACAGCTATGGATTTTTTGACAGAAGTAAATTTTCAGGTATTTTAAAAACAGAGATTAAAAAAGACAAAACAGTTATTTCCGGACTTGGTATGTTGACTCTTCAACAAGGAGTTTGGGCACAAGCAGGTTACAACACTTTATATGGAGTTTCAGCGGGACTTGGGGTTAATATTTCTCCAAGCATTGCTATTGAATATAACTACGAAAGAGGAATGGGCAATTTCTCAAACCTAGGCGGATCACACGAATTTGCCATTGCCTATAAATTCAAAAACAGAAATTATTATTACGGAGATGATGATGAAGGATCATTGATTGATCCATCTAAACCAAAGCCAGTACCTGCAAAACCAAAATCAGAAGCAACTCAAGTTAACAGAACTGAGATTGCTGAAAAGAATAGACTGGCAGCCGAAGCAAAAGCAAAAGCCGATGCTGAAGCAAAACAAGCCAGACTTGCCGCTGCAGAGAAAGTTAAGGCAGATGCCGAAGCTGCTGCAAAAGCAAAATTAGAAGCTGACAACAAAGCTAAAGCAGATGCTGAAGCTATTAAGATAAAATTAGCGGCAGATGCAAAAGCAAAAGCCGATGCTGCTGCTGCTGCGAGAGCACAAACAGCCACAGCAAATAGAGCAGTTGCTGCAACACAAAAAACTGCTGCACAATTGGCTGCTGATAAAGCAAGAGCAGATGCAGAAGAACGTAGAATAAAATTAGCTGCAGATAATAAAGCTAGAGTGGATGCTGCTGCCGCTGCAAGAGCACAAGCCGCTGCAAACAAGCCAGGAGCAACTGCAGCACAAAAAACACAAGCACAACTTGCAGCTGACAAAGCGAAGGCTGATGCAGAAGCAATGAAATTAAAATTAGCTGCAGACGCAAAAGCAAAAGCTGATGCTGAAGCTGCCGCAAAAGCGAAAGCTGCTGTTGCAACTCCGCAAAAAACACAGGCACAACTTGCAGCTGACAAAGCTAAGGCAGACGCGGAAGCAATGAAATTAAAATTAGCTGCAGATGCAAAAGCAAAAGCCGATGCTGAAGCTGCTGAGAAAGCAAAAGCTGCCGCTGCAAAACCAGTAGCCGCTCCGCAAAAAACAGCTGCACAATTAGCTGCAGATAAAGCAAAAGCAGATGCAGAAGCTGCTGCTAAAGCAAGGTTAGCCGCTGCTGAAAAAGTAAAAGCTGATGCCGAAGCTGCAAGACAAGCTAGACTGGCAGCAGCAGAAAAAGCTAAGGCAGATGCTGAGGCTGCAAGATTAAAATTAATTGAAGATAATAAAGCGAAAGCAGAAGCTGCTGAAGCAAAACGTAAAGCCGATGCAAAAGCGAAAGCAGAAGCTGCAGATATGCAGTCAATTCTTGCTGCCGATGCAAAAGCGAAAGCAGACTCAGATGCATTACAAGCTAGATTAGCTGCAGAAGCAAAAGCAAAAGCCGCAGCTGAAGCAAAAACTAAAGCATCTATTGATGCTGCTAATAAGGCAAAAGCTGCTGCAGATGCAAAAGCAAAAGCTGCAGAGGAAGCTGCTCTTAAAGAAAAATTAGCTGCTGATGCAAAAGCAAAAGCAGATGAAGAGGCTAGACAAGCTCTAATTGCTGCCGAAGCAAAAGCAAAAGCCGATGCGGAAGCATTAAAATTGAAACAAGCAAAAGATGCTCGTCAAGCACAATTAGCTGCAGAAGCAAAAGCGAAAGCAGATGCTGAAGCACTTCAAGCGAAACTTGTTGCAGATGCAAAAGCGAAAGCCGATGCCGAAGCTGCAGCAAAAGCAAAATTAGAAGCAGATAATAAAGCAAAAGCGGAAGCCGAAGCACAACAAGCAAGACTAGCGGCAGAAGCTGCGGCAAAAGCCGATGCTGAAGCTGAAAAAGCTAGATTGGCTGCAGATGCAAAAGCAAAAGCAGATATGGAAGCTCTACAAGCAAAACTAATTGCTGACGCCAGAGTTAAAGCCGATGCTGAAGCAACTGCAAAAGCAAAAGCAGAAGCAGAAGCGAAAAAATTACAAGAAGCGGAAGAGGCACGTCAAGCTAAATTAGCTGCAGATGCGAAAGCAAAAGCTGACGCCGAAGCGTTACAAGCTAAACTTGCTGCCGACGCAAAAGCGAAAGCAGATGCAGAAGCATTAAAAGCACAACAAGCTGCTGAAGCTAAAGCAAAAGTTGAAGAAGAAGCACGTCAAGCTAAATTAGCTGCCGACGCAAAAGCAAAAGCTGACGCAGAAGCATTACAAGCTAAACTTGCTGCGGATGCCAAAGCAAAAGCAGATGCAGAAGCATTAAAGGCACAACAAGCCGCAGAAGCTAAAGCAAAAGTTGAAGAAGAAGCACGTCAAGCTAAATTAGCTGCAGATGCCAAAGCAAAAGCGGATGCGGAAGCATTAGAAGCTAAACTTGCCGCTGATGCTAAAGCAAAAGCAGATATGGCTGCTCTTCAAGCAAAATTATTGGCTGATGCAAAAGTTAAAGCAGACGCAGAAGCTACAGCAAAAGCGAAAGCAGATGCAGAAGCGAAAAAATTACAAGAAGAGGAAGAAGCGCGTCAGGCTAAATTAGCGGCCGATGCAAAAGCAAAAGCGGATGCTGAAGCAGTAAAAGCACAACAAGCTGCTGAAACTAAAGCAAAAGTTGAAGAAGAAGCACGTCAGGCTAAATTAGCTGCCGACGCAAAAGCAAAAGCTGACGCAGAAGCATTACAAGCTAAACTTGCTGCGGATGCCAAAGCAAAAGCAGATGCAGAAGCATTAAAGGCACAACAAGCCGCAGAAGCTAAAGCGAAACTTGATGAAGAAGCGCGTCAAGCTAAATTAGCAGCCGATGCCAAAGCAAAAGCAGATGCTGAAGCATTAGAAGCTAAACTTGCCGCTGATGCAAAAGCGAAAGCAGATATGGCTGCTCTTCAAGCAAAACTTCTTGCCGATGCAAAAGCGAAAGCTGATGCAGAAGCTACAGAGAAATTAAAAGCGGAAGAAGAAACAAGAAGACTTAGAGAAGAAGAAGATCGTCAGGCAAAATTAGCAGCAGAAAAAGCGAAAGCCGATGCAGAAGCAGCTGCTCTTGCAGCTTCAGCTAAAGATGCTACTGCTAAAGCAATTGATGATTTGACGAAATCTATTGATGATACAAGTAAAACACAAAATGATTTATTAGCACAATTCACAGCAACTGTTGCTAATAAACAAAAAGACTTAAGTGATTTAAAAGAAGAGAATGATTTAAGTGAAAAAGGAATTTATAGAGAGCCAAAACCTTTCAAAAGTGTTGCGGCAGAAAACAGTCAGATTGAAGCTTTAAAATTACAGATTGCTGAAGCAAATAACAGCATGAAAAATGAAATCAATAAGCTGACTAATCTTTATAACGAGAGACTTAAAAAATTCCCTAAAAACGATCCGTTAAACAAAGCGTATCTGGATAAGATAAACGAACTGAAAGCGGCTCAATTAAGAATGGAAAAAGAAGGCGCTGCATTATTAGCCGACTTAGAGCGTATTAAAACAGAGACAGAAATTGAGCGTAAACGTAGAATTAAACGTGCAGCTTACGAGAATGATCAAGGAAGATACGCGCAGGACATTGCTGCTCTTAAACGTATTAAAGAAACGACTAAATTAAGCAGTACCCCATTGACGGCAAATGATTTTGATTTTGGTGAAGAGCAGTCAAATATGCAGATTATTAAGAATATTAAAAATTCTGATAGTGGTTATTATTTAATTATTGCGGTGCATAACAGTGTAGAGAAACGTGATGAGTTCTTGACTAAAGCGGTTGCTTCAGGACGTTCAGATGTAAATTTCTTTTACAATGTAGCCACAAGTAAATACTATATCTATTACGAAAAGTATGATGGTTTACAAGAGGCAACCAAAGCATTAGAAGCGAAAGGAACTAAACCATATAACGGCAAAATGGCTATAGTAAAAGTTGAGAATTAG
- the sprC gene encoding gliding motility protein SprC, protein MIQKITLSFTKFLLLFSILFFAKSNSYAQTIVPQTFDGLEKLCAGNSFNEFYASFSYIDFPAGTTFVVELSDAAGNFTSPIATTLLQTIDVSATQKTIKYAVPTDLVGSDIYSLRVKSSTGVTSTRFKNSLGNTSFPAYFKQFEGPFFINNKSDVAMICSGGNLTLSISSESPSPASIANIKYKWYKDDVLIAGQSSKEIVVNSTGKYYAEIDYGQCSDVNFSSNRVNVTSSSSGSAVTIDSSLGNPFCASGTGTVLTATSGNSYVWKKDGVVIAGATNRTYSTNESGVYTVEVDFGGCKATGSINLQSNGFEASIDAQDGYKLSEGETLTVNVTTDATNATFEWYLNNNLIAGETGSSYVISVKGNYKVKISQASGCIANREFSFKINGDSGPSTVIPNIIKLSGMNPYWNIPDEYKNASTSVIIISSNGDKVLDVVNYQGDWPQNNIDFKNVNPVYYYVIKGDTGEKKGSITVIK, encoded by the coding sequence ATGATTCAAAAAATTACTTTATCTTTTACTAAATTTTTACTTTTATTTAGCATTTTGTTCTTTGCTAAATCGAATTCTTATGCGCAAACTATAGTGCCTCAAACATTTGATGGTTTAGAAAAGCTTTGTGCTGGAAATTCGTTTAATGAATTTTATGCTAGTTTCAGTTATATAGATTTTCCCGCAGGTACTACTTTTGTAGTTGAGCTTTCAGACGCTGCGGGAAATTTTACTTCTCCTATTGCTACGACACTGCTACAGACAATCGATGTTTCTGCTACTCAAAAAACAATTAAATACGCAGTGCCAACAGATTTAGTTGGTTCTGACATCTACAGTTTAAGAGTGAAAAGTTCAACTGGAGTTACTAGTACGAGATTTAAAAATTCTTTGGGAAATACTTCTTTTCCTGCTTATTTTAAACAATTCGAAGGTCCTTTCTTTATTAATAACAAAAGTGATGTCGCTATGATTTGTTCTGGCGGTAATTTAACACTTTCTATTAGTTCAGAATCACCTTCTCCTGCCAGTATCGCTAATATCAAATACAAATGGTATAAAGACGATGTTCTAATAGCAGGACAAAGTTCTAAAGAGATAGTTGTAAACAGTACAGGAAAATATTATGCAGAGATTGATTACGGACAATGTTCTGATGTAAACTTTAGTTCTAATCGTGTCAATGTCACTTCTTCTAGCAGCGGTTCTGCTGTTACAATCGATTCAAGCTTAGGTAACCCATTTTGTGCCAGCGGTACAGGAACGGTTTTAACAGCAACTTCAGGAAATAGTTATGTTTGGAAAAAAGACGGAGTAGTTATAGCAGGTGCAACAAATCGTACGTATTCAACAAATGAATCTGGAGTTTATACTGTCGAAGTAGATTTTGGAGGATGTAAAGCTACAGGAAGTATTAATCTTCAAAGCAACGGATTTGAAGCAAGCATAGATGCTCAAGATGGATATAAACTAAGTGAAGGTGAAACATTAACGGTTAATGTTACAACAGATGCTACAAATGCTACTTTCGAATGGTACTTAAACAACAATTTAATTGCTGGAGAAACAGGAAGTTCATATGTGATATCCGTAAAAGGTAATTACAAAGTAAAAATTTCTCAAGCCTCTGGTTGTATTGCAAACAGAGAGTTTTCATTTAAAATTAATGGTGATTCCGGACCGTCAACAGTTATTCCAAATATCATAAAGTTGAGCGGGATGAATCCGTATTGGAATATTCCAGATGAATATAAGAATGCTTCTACCAGTGTAATTATTATTAGTTCAAACGGAGATAAGGTTCTCGATGTAGTGAATTATCAAGGCGATTGGCCTCAAAACAATATAGATTTTAAAAATGTAAATCCCGTTTATTACTATGTCATTAAAGGCGACACAGGTGAAAAAAAAGGATCAATAACTGTGATAAAATAA
- a CDS encoding DNA polymerase III subunit delta' — MQFSQILGQDYIKSHLIKSAASGRIPHAQLFVGPEGSGTLITAIAYAQYILCSNTGDENSNGNDSCNLKFENISHPDLHFIYPTVTTEDVKTKPKSLDFIQDWRSFIQEMPYGGLFDWYKILGVQNKQGEIRVEDAQEVLKSLALKSYEGGYKIMIIWMADKMNIAASNKLLKLLEEPSDKTMFILISENEEDIIQTIRSRCQVIHFNGLPEKVIAEALVARENIDPNLAKKIAHQAQGNFSKALHLLKEDDDEFPFEQWFVNWVRAAFRAKGNAAAIQDLISWSEQIAALGRESQKKFIQYCIEMFRQALMLNYQAPSLVYIEPKVDKFKLENFAPFVNGNNIHEIFKELSDAMYHIERNGNAKIILTDLSIKLTRLIHKK, encoded by the coding sequence ATGCAATTTTCTCAAATTTTAGGTCAAGATTACATCAAAAGCCACTTGATAAAAAGTGCTGCTTCTGGTAGAATCCCGCATGCACAATTATTCGTTGGTCCAGAAGGAAGTGGCACATTAATCACTGCCATTGCTTATGCCCAGTACATTTTATGCAGTAATACAGGCGACGAAAATTCAAACGGAAACGATTCTTGTAATCTTAAGTTTGAAAACATTTCACATCCAGATCTGCATTTTATTTATCCAACCGTTACTACCGAAGATGTAAAAACCAAACCCAAAAGTTTAGATTTTATACAAGACTGGCGCAGTTTCATTCAAGAAATGCCCTACGGTGGTTTGTTCGATTGGTATAAAATTCTTGGTGTACAAAACAAACAGGGAGAGATTCGTGTTGAAGATGCGCAGGAAGTGTTAAAATCACTTGCTTTGAAATCTTATGAAGGCGGTTATAAAATCATGATTATCTGGATGGCCGATAAAATGAATATCGCCGCTTCTAATAAACTTTTGAAACTTTTAGAAGAACCGTCAGATAAAACCATGTTTATTCTGATTTCTGAAAATGAAGAAGATATTATTCAAACCATTCGTTCGCGCTGCCAAGTAATTCACTTTAACGGACTTCCTGAAAAAGTTATAGCCGAAGCTTTGGTTGCACGAGAAAATATAGATCCGAACTTAGCTAAAAAAATTGCGCATCAAGCGCAGGGTAATTTTAGCAAAGCACTGCATTTATTAAAAGAAGATGATGACGAATTTCCGTTTGAACAATGGTTTGTAAATTGGGTTCGAGCAGCTTTTAGAGCAAAAGGAAATGCAGCAGCCATTCAGGATTTAATTTCCTGGAGCGAGCAAATCGCTGCGCTTGGACGCGAAAGCCAGAAAAAATTCATACAGTATTGTATCGAAATGTTCCGACAAGCTCTGATGTTAAATTATCAAGCGCCGAGTTTAGTTTACATAGAACCAAAAGTTGATAAATTTAAACTCGAAAATTTTGCGCCTTTTGTAAATGGAAACAACATTCACGAAATTTTTAAAGAACTTTCAGATGCCATGTACCATATTGAAAGAAACGGAAATGCAAAAATAATTCTAACCGATTTATCTATCAAACTAACTCGTTTAATTCATAAAAAATAG
- a CDS encoding acyl-CoA thioesterase — MNPKHPSESLTILTDLVLPSETNPLNNLFGGELLARMDRAASIAARRHSRRIVVTASVNHVAFNRAISLGSVVTVEAKVSRSFKSSMEVFIDVWVEDRESGNRTKANEAIYTFVAVDDTGRPVEVPAIVPETDLEIQRFDAALRRKQLSLLLAGKIKPSDATELKALFL; from the coding sequence ATGAATCCAAAACATCCTTCAGAATCTCTAACTATTTTAACTGATTTAGTTTTACCGAGCGAAACTAATCCTTTAAACAATCTTTTTGGCGGCGAATTATTAGCCCGAATGGATCGCGCTGCAAGTATTGCTGCCCGCAGACATTCACGTAGAATTGTAGTTACGGCTTCTGTAAATCACGTTGCTTTTAACAGAGCTATTTCGCTTGGAAGCGTTGTAACGGTAGAAGCAAAAGTTTCAAGATCATTCAAAAGTTCTATGGAAGTTTTTATTGATGTGTGGGTAGAAGACCGCGAATCTGGAAACAGAACCAAAGCAAATGAAGCAATTTATACTTTTGTTGCTGTAGACGACACTGGACGACCAGTTGAAGTACCTGCGATTGTACCTGAAACCGATCTAGAAATACAACGTTTTGACGCGGCGCTTCGTCGTAAACAGCTGAGTTTATTACTTGCCGGAAAGATAAAACCATCTGATGCAACAGAATTAAAGGCTTTATTTTTATAG
- the recA gene encoding recombinase RecA, whose translation MSSDKEAKLKALQLTLDKLDKTYGKGTVMKMGDRAIVEVETISSGSLGVDLALGVNGYPKGRIIEIYGPESSGKTTLTLHAIAEAQKAGGIAAFIDAEHAFDRNYAEKLNVDIENLIISQPDNGEQALEIAENLIRSGAIDIVVIDSVAALTPKSEIEGEMGDSKMGLHARLMSQALRKLTGTISKTNCTVFFINQLREKIGVMFGNPETTTGGNALKFYASVRLDIRRSAQIKDGENVIGNRTKVKIVKNKVAPPFKTAEFDIMYGEGVSKTGEILDLAVEFDIVKKAGSWFSYGDTKLGQGRDAVKTLIKDNPELADELEVKIKEHIKELANA comes from the coding sequence ATGAGTTCAGACAAAGAAGCCAAATTAAAAGCGTTACAATTAACGCTTGACAAACTTGACAAAACCTACGGAAAAGGAACCGTAATGAAAATGGGCGACAGAGCCATTGTGGAGGTAGAAACGATTTCTTCTGGTTCACTTGGCGTTGATTTAGCTCTTGGAGTGAATGGTTATCCTAAAGGAAGAATTATTGAAATATACGGACCAGAATCTTCTGGTAAAACTACTTTGACGCTTCATGCTATTGCAGAAGCTCAAAAAGCTGGAGGTATTGCTGCTTTTATCGATGCGGAACATGCTTTTGATAGAAACTATGCAGAAAAACTAAATGTTGATATCGAGAATTTAATTATTTCTCAGCCGGACAATGGTGAACAGGCTTTAGAAATTGCAGAGAACTTAATTCGTTCTGGAGCAATTGATATTGTCGTAATTGACTCGGTTGCAGCGTTGACTCCAAAAAGCGAAATCGAAGGTGAAATGGGAGATTCAAAAATGGGTCTTCATGCTCGTCTAATGTCTCAGGCTTTGAGAAAACTTACTGGAACTATCAGCAAAACAAACTGTACTGTTTTCTTTATCAACCAGCTTCGTGAAAAAATTGGTGTAATGTTCGGAAATCCAGAAACTACAACTGGGGGTAATGCACTTAAATTTTACGCTTCTGTGCGTCTAGACATTCGTCGTTCTGCACAAATCAAAGACGGTGAAAATGTAATTGGAAACAGAACTAAAGTTAAAATTGTTAAAAATAAAGTTGCCCCGCCTTTTAAAACTGCCGAATTTGACATTATGTATGGAGAAGGAGTTTCTAAAACAGGAGAAATTTTAGATTTAGCTGTAGAATTTGACATCGTTAAAAAGGCAGGATCTTGGTTCAGTTATGGCGATACAAAATTAGGACAAGGTCGTGATGCTGTTAAAACTTTAATTAAAGATAATCCAGAACTTGCTGACGAACTTGAAGTTAAAATTAAAGAACATATTAAAGAATTAGCAAACGCTTAA
- a CDS encoding lysophospholipid acyltransferase family protein: MKIFKIAFWVLWRIWFYILMAIPILIMLPFLLTSIISEKGYPYFFKMARIWAKFILFGMGFYYTVKREQKLIKGKSYMIVANHTSMTDIMLMLAIIKNPFVFVGKKELVKIPLFGFFYKRTCILVDRSSSRSKNEVFKRAQSRLNQGLSICIFPEGGVPDDESILLDEFKDGAFRLAIDHQIPIVPIVFADNKERFSYTFLSGSPGRMRVKVLPFIETKNLTIDHRKELKDQVRNIIYDGLVDFQKTK; this comes from the coding sequence ATGAAAATATTTAAAATTGCTTTTTGGGTTTTATGGCGCATTTGGTTTTACATTTTAATGGCCATTCCGATTTTGATTATGCTGCCGTTTTTACTGACTTCTATTATCTCAGAGAAAGGTTATCCCTATTTTTTTAAAATGGCTCGGATTTGGGCTAAATTCATTCTTTTCGGAATGGGTTTTTACTATACCGTAAAACGCGAACAGAAGCTCATTAAAGGCAAAAGTTATATGATTGTGGCCAATCATACCTCAATGACAGATATAATGCTTATGCTGGCCATAATTAAAAATCCGTTTGTTTTTGTTGGGAAAAAAGAGCTTGTGAAGATTCCGCTTTTCGGATTTTTCTATAAAAGGACCTGCATTTTGGTTGACAGAAGTTCTTCAAGAAGTAAAAATGAAGTTTTTAAAAGAGCTCAAAGCCGTTTAAATCAAGGTTTAAGTATTTGTATATTTCCAGAAGGCGGCGTCCCAGACGATGAAAGTATTTTGCTCGATGAATTTAAAGACGGGGCTTTCAGACTAGCAATAGATCATCAAATTCCGATTGTTCCAATAGTTTTTGCCGATAATAAAGAACGTTTTTCGTATACTTTTTTAAGCGGAAGTCCTGGCAGAATGAGAGTTAAAGTTCTTCCTTTTATAGAAACAAAAAATTTGACCATTGATCATAGGAAAGAACTTAAAGATCAGGTTCGAAATATAATTTACGATGGTTTGGTTGATTTCCAGAAGACCAAATAA
- a CDS encoding GxxExxY protein yields MTENEISNIVIGLAIEIHKKLGPGLLENVYKECLFYKIKQKGLLVEKEKALPLVFEEVKLDCGYRIDLLVENKFLIEVKSVESLTVNHLAQTLTYLKLGNFKLGLLVNFNESLLKNGIRRVVNNL; encoded by the coding sequence ATGACAGAAAACGAAATATCAAATATTGTAATTGGGTTAGCTATTGAAATTCATAAAAAACTTGGACCAGGTTTATTAGAAAATGTGTATAAAGAATGTTTGTTTTATAAGATTAAACAAAAAGGTCTTCTTGTCGAAAAAGAGAAAGCTTTGCCATTAGTTTTTGAAGAAGTAAAGCTGGATTGTGGCTATCGTATTGATTTGCTTGTTGAAAACAAATTTCTAATCGAGGTAAAAAGCGTAGAATCACTTACCGTTAACCATTTGGCACAAACATTAACCTACTTGAAGTTAGGAAATTTTAAACTTGGTTTATTGGTAAATTTCAATGAAAGTCTTTTAAAAAATGGTATTAGAAGAGTTGTAAATAATTTATAA